In the genome of Campylobacter concisus, the window GCTCCTTTGTTTGATGGTATGGCAAGAAAACTAAGAGCTAGACTTCAATCAAAACAAGGTAGCGATTTCTTTCAAACATATCGCGATATTATAAAACTCTTTAGAAGAGGAAGAACCGTGCCTGAGTGCTCTCACTGGGTATTTAGATGGGCTCCATTTTTCCTTTTTGCAACTTCAGCTGCAGTATTAGCTGCTATACCTATAACATATAGCAAAGATACTGTTTTTGGAGCGTATTCAGATATATTTGTGATCCTTTATCTTGGCGCGTTGCTTAGATTTGTATTTGGTGCAGCTTCAATGGATAGCGGCAACCCATTTGCAGCAACAGGCGGCGGTAGGGAGCAAATGCTTGGCGTATATGTCGAGCCAGTTATGATCATGTGCTTAATCGTAGTAATGCTCGCAGCTAAAACATCAAATTTAATTGAGATCCAAGAGATGGTAAAAACCGGTGTTATTGGATATCAAATCCCAAGTTTTGCCGTAGCTTCTATCGCATTTTTATGGTGCATGTATGTTGAGACCGGTAGAAAACCATTTGACGTAGCTGAAGCTGAGCAAGAGCTTCAAGAAGGCTTGCTTGGCGAGTACGCAGGTAGCGATCTTGGTTTAGTTCAAGCATCACTTATATTAAAACAGTTTGCTATGATCGGACTTTTCCTAACTATATTTGAGCCATGGAATTTTAGTAATCCTTTCTTAGCTATTATCGTTTTTGTGATAAAAACTGGAGTATTTTATGTGGCAGCTGTCTTTATAGACAACTTTGGACCACGCTTTAAAATGACTTCATCTTTACGCAAAAATGCACTTGGTGCACTTGCTATCTCGTTTGTTGCACTAACACTTTATGTAGTAGGAGTGTGAGATGCAAACACTTGATATTTTAGCC includes:
- a CDS encoding hydrogenase, producing MQTILLMIFQVVVIVLVAPLFDGMARKLRARLQSKQGSDFFQTYRDIIKLFRRGRTVPECSHWVFRWAPFFLFATSAAVLAAIPITYSKDTVFGAYSDIFVILYLGALLRFVFGAASMDSGNPFAATGGGREQMLGVYVEPVMIMCLIVVMLAAKTSNLIEIQEMVKTGVIGYQIPSFAVASIAFLWCMYVETGRKPFDVAEAEQELQEGLLGEYAGSDLGLVQASLILKQFAMIGLFLTIFEPWNFSNPFLAIIVFVIKTGVFYVAAVFIDNFGPRFKMTSSLRKNALGALAISFVALTLYVVGV